One region of Primulina tabacum isolate GXHZ01 chromosome 17, ASM2559414v2, whole genome shotgun sequence genomic DNA includes:
- the LOC142531802 gene encoding protein NOI4-like — protein sequence MMSHAKGGALPKFGEWDVNNPASADGFTVIFAKARDEKKATGTAAHAASIPQPQPANPIMPQPDQDYQYQQKRKWLCCFSKS from the exons ATGATGTCG CATGCAAAAGGAGGGGCACTGCCAAAATTTGGTGAATGGGATGTGAATAATCCAGCCTCGGCTGATGGATTTACAGTGATATTTGCCAAGGCCAGAGATGAAAAGAAGGCTACGGGAACTGCCGCGCATGCTGCCTCCATCCCTCAGCCTCAGCCAGCGAATCCCATCATGCCTCAACCAGACCAAGATTACCAGTATCAACAAAAG AGGAAATGGCTGTGCTGCTTTTCTAAATCTTGA